One genomic window of Medicago truncatula cultivar Jemalong A17 chromosome 1, MtrunA17r5.0-ANR, whole genome shotgun sequence includes the following:
- the LOC112418585 gene encoding uncharacterized protein codes for MWVITSSLTSTLQGQTLFMPRPTGEALPLGPPLSKSNISFAMDTNGVLVQDPPLFGFTTRAPTTLLTTLASSITRGLKMLSFGTTTKTATTPQKVVTLGYFDTRIPPPLSSNLSWTWIWKLRIPEKFKLLIWLVCHNAVPALSLIHHHHIAPSTTCSRCGEDDETILHCLRDCSFSKNIWFNLEFTAQVFFTDGNASSWVRNNASGMLYSTFFVGLWWTWRHRNLMCLNHETWSLHWLNYHIQNTAETIVTSLHSVSVPQSEIMVHWNNLDSNCIVLNVDGSCLGEPIRAGFGGVIPNSAGFYISEFSGFIASTTGILFAELTAIHRGLLLAVKLGIEDMLCYSDSMLSIKLLIEHASNYHAYAVLIQDIKDILSTTNFSIHHCFREGNQCADLMAKLGATSNADFSSHATPPSDLFPESLGFFFSVCCLLFFLFSFVTKIK; via the exons ATGTGGGTTATAACCTCCTCTCTAACAAGTACACTTCAGGGCCAAACACTCTTCATGCCAAGACCAACAGGAGAAGCTCTCCCTCTTGGTCCTCCattatcaaaatcaaacatatcCTTTGCAATGGATACCAATGGCGTGCTGGTTCAGGATCCTCCTCTTTTTGGTTTCACAACTAGAGCTCCCACG ACTCTATTAACAACACTCGCATCAAGTATAACGAGAGGATTGAAGATGCTTTCATTTGGAACCACAACAAAAACGGCGACTACACCGCAAAAAGTGGTTACTCTTGGTTACTTTGATACTCGGATTCCTCCACCACTGTCATCTAATTTATCCTGGACTTGGATCTGGAAGTTGAGAATTCCTGAAAAATTCAAGCTGTTGATTTGGCTAGTTTGCCACAACGCTGTTCCAGCTTTATCCCTGATCCATCACCATCACATAGCTCCCTCTACTACCTGTTCGAGATGTGGGGAGGACGATGAAACTATCCTGCATTGCCTTCGTGATTGTAGTTTCTCCAAAAACATTTGGTTTAATCTCGAATTCACGGCTCAGGTTTTCTTTACTGATGGTAATGCGAGCAGCTGGGTTAGAAACAACGCTTCAGGTATGCTTTATTCCACCTTCTTTGTCGGCCTCTGGTGGACGTGGAGACACCGGAACTTGATGTGTCTAAATCATGAAACCTGGTCCCTACATTGGCTCAATTATCATATCCAGAACACAGCTGAAACTATCGTGACCTCCCTTCACTCAGTGTCGGTTCCCCAGTCAGAAATTATGGTTCACTGGAACAATCTTGATAGTAATTGTATAGTTCTGAATGTGGATGGTAGCTGTTTAGGTGAGCCTATTCGAGCTGGGTTTGGAGGTGTTATCCCGAATTCTGCAGGCTTCTACATCTCGGAGTTCTCCGGTTTCATCGCTTCAACAACTGGCATTTTGTTTGCCGAGCTTACTGCTATTCATCGTGGTCTTCTCCTAGCGGTGAAATTGGGAATTGAGGATATGCTTTGCTATTCTGATTCTATGCTATCCATAAAACTTCTCATCGAGCATGCTTCCAACTATCATGCTTATGCTGTTTTAATCCAAGATATCAAAGACATTTTATCGACAACAAACTTCTCCATTCATCATTGTTTTAGAGAAGGGAACCAATGTGCTGACCTCATGGCAAAGCTAGGAGCCACCTCTAATGCAGACTTCTCTTCTCATGCCACTCCTCCATCCGacctttttcccgagagcttaggctttttcttttctgtttgtTGTCTTTTATTCTTCCTTTTTAGCTTtgtaaccaaaataaaataa